The following proteins are co-located in the Microcebus murinus isolate Inina chromosome 21, M.murinus_Inina_mat1.0, whole genome shotgun sequence genome:
- the TIMP4 gene encoding metalloproteinase inhibitor 4, with protein MPGSPRTAPSWALLLRLLALLRPPGPGEACSCAPAHPQQHVCRSALVIRAKISSEKVVPASADPADTQKMLQYGVKQIKMFKGFEKVKDVQYIYTPFDSSLCGVKLEANSQKQYLLTGQVLSDGKVFIHLCNYIEPWEDLSLLQRESLNHHYHLNCGCQITTCYAVPCTISAPNECLWTDWLLEQKLYGYQAQHYVCMKHVDGTCSWYRGHRPLRKEFVDIIQP; from the exons ATGCCCGGGAGCCCCCGGACCGCGCCGAGCTGGGCGCTGTTGCTGCGGCTGCTGGCGCTGCTGCGGCCCCCGGGGCCAGGGGAGGCGTGCAGCTGCGCCCCCGCGCACCCCCAGCAGCACGTCTGCCGCTCGGCGCTTG TGATTCGGGCCAAAATCTCCAGTGAGAAGGTAGTTCCTGCCAGTGCAGATCCTGCTGACACTCAAAAAATGCTCCAGTATGGAGTCAAACAGATTAAG ATGTTCAAAGGGTTTGAGAAAGTCAAGGATGTTCAGTATATCTATACACCTTTTGACTCTTCCCTCTGTGGTGTGAAACTAGAAGCCAACAGCCAGAAACAGTATCTCTTGACTG GTCAGGTCCTCAGCGATGGAAAAGTCTTCATCCATCTGTGCAACTACATCGAGCCCTGGGAGGATCTGTCCTTGTTGCAGAGGGAAAGTCTGAATCATCACTACCATCTGAACTGTGGCTGCCAA ATCACCACCTGCTATGCTGTGCCCTGTACCATCTCGGCCCCCAACGAGTGCCTCTGGACAGACTGGCTGTTGGAACAAAAGCTCTATGGGTACCAGGCCCAGCATTATGTCTGCATGAAGCATGTTGATGGCACCTGCAGCTGGTACCGCGGGCACCGGCCCCTGAGGAAGGAGTTTGTTGACATCATCCAACCCTAG